From a single Leishmania infantum JPCM5 genome chromosome 36 genomic region:
- a CDS encoding agcp2438-like protein: MALPEQGPHTPPPLWCTAVAAQLTTPLYVLTVAPVEKVKVQLQMLGQGGKESSTVAGPVSCLLHIIRVEGYRGIFSGYTPTLMSHLIGLPFYFMGCQTARTTLLDTPLASMAAGREVVVPMLSGMVAGMCFWTSNYPCDFLKTCVQASKKKVSISDIICTTYAAGGVSAFYRGYTACFLRSLPANASGWLGIELVTTFIIGRGC; encoded by the coding sequence ATGGCCCTGCCGGAGCAGGGCCCACacaccccgccgccgctatggtgcaccgccgtcgcggcccAGCTCACCACACCTCTTTATGTGCTGACTGTGGCGCCTGTGGAGAAAGTGAAGGTTCAGTTGCAGATGCTCGGCCAGGGTGGCAAGGAGTCTTCCACGGTGGCTGGGCCTGTTTCGTGCCTGCTTCACATCATTCGAGTGGAGGGCTACCGAGGCATCTTCTCCGGCTACACCCCGACACTAATGTCTCATCTGATTGGCCTGCCGTTTTACTTTATGGGATGCCAGACGGCGCGGACCACGCTGCTCGACACACCGCTTGCCTCGATGGCAGCCGGCcgcgaggtggtggtgccgatgCTGAGCGGTATGGTCGCCGGCATGTGCTTCTGGACGAGCAACTACCCGTGCGACTTTCTCAAGACCTGCGTGCAGGCCTCCAAGAAGAAGGTGTCCATTTCCGACATCATCTGCACGACGTACGCGGCCGGTGGGGTGAGTGCCTTCTACAGGGGCTACACAGCATGTTTTCTACGTTCCCTCCCAGCGAACGCCTCGGGGTGGCTGGGCATCGAGCTGGTCACCACCTTTATCATCGGGCGCGGCTGTTAG
- a CDS encoding putative replication factor C, subunit 5 codes for MLWVDRYRPKTLKDVELYPELKGVLTRLSKAQDVPHLLFYGPSGSGKKTRAMAMLHEIYGPSVYSVRLEHKSVQVSDSKVVDIATLSSPHHIDINPSDAGNYDRAIVMQMIREIAQTVPLHTTASNRKNVPYKVVVLNEVDKMSRSAQHALRRTMEKYMNTCRLFLLCNSTSRLIPPLRSRCLGIRVASHSKDNLKLAVQRVCEGEGRPLPSAAFLNSLALRSGGNLRRGLLMLEASAMAKVDWSGNGAAIPQADWKLFLDEISHDIVAEQTPKKLHEVRLKFYDLLAQCISGETILKTLVDSLLTAVAPALQHPLIELAAKYDHNMKLGTKPILHLEAFVAGVMKLIKQQ; via the coding sequence ATGCTGTGGGTAGATCGGTATCGACCAAAGACTCTCAAGGATGTAGAGCTGTACCCGGAGCTCAAGGGGGTGCTGACCCGCCTTTCCAAGGCGCAAGATGTtccgcacctcctcttctACGGTCCGTCTGGCAGCGGTAAGAAGACGCGTGCCATGGCCATGCTACATGAAATCTACGGCCCTAGCGTCTATTCGGTACGTCTGGAGCACAAGAGCGTGCAGGTGTCTGACAGCAAGGTCGTGGACATCGCTACCCTTAGCTCACCTCATCACATCGATATCAACCCGTCTGACGCCGGCAACTATGATCGCGCCATCGTCATGCAGATGATCCGCGAGATCGCGCAGACGGTACCTCTGCACACCACGGCCAGCAACCGAAAGAACGTGCCATAtaaggtggtggtgcttaACGAAGTGGATAAGATGAGCCGCAGTGCCCAACATGCGCTTCGCCGAACAATGGAGAAGTACATGAACACctgccgcctcttcctcctctgcaACTCAACCTCGCGCCTAatcccgccgctgcggtccCGCTGCCTCGGCATCCGCGTCGCCTCGCACTCGAAGGACAACCTGAAGCTGGCCgtgcagcgcgtgtgcgagggcgagggccgACCTCTTccgtcggcggcgttctTGAATTCACTAGCTCTGCGCTCCGGCGGCAACCTGCGCCGcgggctgctgatgctggagGCATCCGCTATGGCGAAGGTGGATTGGAGCGGCAACGGTGCCGCTATACCGCAGGCAGACTGGAAGTTGTTTCTGGACGAAATCTCGCACGACATTGTGGCGGAGCAGACGCCGAAGAAGCTGCACGAGGTGCGCCTCAAGTTCTACGATCTTCTCGCCCAGTGTATCTCGGGTGAGACCATCCTAAAGACACTGGTGGATAGCTTGCTTAcggctgtggcgccggcCCTCCAGCACCCGCTGATCGAGCTCGCCGCTAAATACGACCACAACATGAAGCTTGGAACGAAGCCGATTTTGCATCTCGAGGCATTCGTGGCAGGTGTCATGAAGCTCATCAAGCAACAGTAG